One window of Brevibacterium pigmentatum genomic DNA carries:
- a CDS encoding alpha/beta fold hydrolase, translated as MRRGSGMDICEVNGVSLGVEEFGEREAPLVLCLGAPTMLSWPDALCEQLAEQGRHVVRCDLRDAGTSSHGDLESPDYTLRDLAADAATLARAFDERPAHLAGIGISGMIAQVAALDHPKAFSALTLIGTRPVAPGPVDGDLPDHDEATMGPLFSLPQPDWTDVDEAAGFMAEGARIVGDDPIAARDVAVRIWERTQDSNPETHLADQLGMVFSRLDCQPRWRERLPQLTVPTLVVHGRRDPFFPVGNGAALAREIPGARLLVLENGSRAVPVADIPEVVAAMSRL; from the coding sequence ATGAGGCGGGGGAGCGGTATGGACATCTGCGAGGTCAATGGAGTGAGCCTCGGCGTCGAGGAGTTCGGTGAGCGGGAGGCGCCACTGGTTCTCTGCCTCGGGGCACCGACGATGCTGTCCTGGCCCGACGCCCTATGCGAGCAGCTGGCAGAGCAGGGACGTCACGTTGTGCGCTGCGATCTCCGGGATGCCGGGACCTCGAGCCATGGTGATCTCGAATCACCGGACTACACCCTGCGAGACCTCGCCGCCGATGCGGCCACACTCGCTCGGGCCTTCGACGAGCGACCCGCCCATCTGGCCGGTATCGGCATCAGCGGAATGATTGCGCAGGTCGCGGCTCTCGACCATCCGAAGGCGTTTTCGGCACTCACTCTCATCGGCACCCGACCGGTCGCTCCCGGCCCGGTCGACGGTGACCTGCCGGATCATGATGAGGCCACGATGGGGCCGCTCTTCTCCCTGCCGCAGCCGGATTGGACGGACGTCGACGAGGCGGCCGGCTTCATGGCCGAGGGCGCACGAATCGTCGGTGACGACCCTATAGCGGCCCGCGATGTCGCCGTGCGGATCTGGGAGCGGACGCAGGACTCGAATCCGGAGACGCACCTGGCTGATCAGCTGGGAATGGTGTTCTCCCGCCTCGACTGCCAGCCACGCTGGCGAGAACGACTGCCGCAGCTGACGGTGCCGACTCTCGTCGTGCACGGCAGGCGTGACCCGTTCTTCCCCGTGGGCAATGGAGCGGCGCTCGCCCGGGAGATTCCAGGTGCCCGACTCCTCGTCCTCGAGAACGGATCGAGGGCCGTGCCAGTCGCGGACATCCCCGAGGTCGTCGCGGCGATGTCGCGACTCTGA
- a CDS encoding galactokinase, translating into MSAETSVAAPTPDHLAEEFEALFGYQPLGSFRAPGRVNVIGEHTDYNLGFVLPIAIDRAVYVAIGQRPENDAEGRGDETRAWHNAGETGIVEPPRRGESIRIVSDHRDENGQRLSGQFTAAELVPGTLPGWLSHAAGVVDEIAKTTGTIVGGVDLYIESTVPVGAGLSSSHALEVAVLIALDEVYDLGLDDREKVLLTQRAENDFVGAPTGIVDQAASIMTEAGHALFLDCRDLSARQIPFDLDAEGLRLLVIDSKVSHSHSESGYGARRRTCEESAAIFGVDSLRELGDDVDLSELTDEQRKRVRHVIAENARVRATVELLEDNERATGDEHGARLSAIGDLLVASHESLQHDYEVSCVELDVAVAASMGAGALGARMIGGGFGGSGIALIHADQVDMVGDAVTAAFAEHGFREPDIFAVSAGGGAARFD; encoded by the coding sequence ATGAGCGCCGAGACATCGGTGGCGGCCCCGACCCCCGACCATCTCGCCGAGGAGTTCGAGGCCCTGTTCGGGTACCAGCCGCTCGGATCCTTCCGCGCGCCCGGACGGGTCAACGTCATCGGCGAACACACCGACTACAACCTCGGGTTCGTCTTACCCATCGCCATCGACCGGGCCGTGTACGTCGCCATCGGTCAGCGACCCGAGAACGACGCAGAAGGGCGTGGCGATGAAACGCGGGCCTGGCACAACGCAGGGGAGACTGGAATTGTGGAGCCGCCTCGGCGCGGGGAGAGCATCCGCATCGTCTCCGATCATCGCGATGAAAACGGGCAGCGCCTGTCCGGCCAGTTCACGGCCGCGGAACTCGTGCCCGGTACCCTGCCAGGCTGGCTGAGCCACGCCGCGGGCGTCGTCGATGAGATCGCCAAAACGACCGGCACGATCGTCGGCGGTGTCGACCTCTATATCGAGTCCACCGTGCCCGTCGGCGCCGGACTGTCGTCATCGCACGCTCTCGAAGTCGCGGTGCTCATCGCCCTCGACGAGGTGTACGACCTCGGCCTCGACGACCGGGAGAAGGTGCTGCTGACTCAGCGGGCGGAGAACGACTTCGTCGGTGCGCCGACGGGGATCGTCGACCAAGCGGCGTCGATCATGACCGAGGCCGGGCATGCACTCTTCCTCGACTGCCGGGACCTCAGCGCCCGCCAGATTCCCTTCGACCTCGACGCCGAGGGGCTCAGACTCCTCGTCATCGACTCGAAGGTCTCGCACTCGCACAGCGAAAGCGGGTACGGCGCCCGGCGGAGGACCTGTGAGGAGTCCGCTGCGATCTTCGGAGTCGACAGTCTGCGGGAACTCGGCGATGACGTCGACCTGAGCGAACTGACCGACGAACAGCGGAAGCGGGTGCGCCACGTCATCGCCGAAAACGCTCGGGTCCGCGCCACCGTCGAACTGCTCGAGGACAATGAACGAGCAACCGGCGACGAGCATGGTGCGCGCCTCAGTGCCATCGGCGACCTCTTGGTGGCCTCCCACGAATCTCTGCAGCACGACTACGAGGTCTCGTGCGTCGAACTCGACGTGGCGGTGGCCGCCTCGATGGGAGCCGGAGCGCTTGGGGCGCGAATGATCGGCGGCGGCTTCGGCGGCTCGGGGATCGCGCTCATCCACGCAGACCAGGTCGACATGGTCGGCGACGCCGTCACCGCAGCATTCGCCGAACACGGCTTCAGGGAACCGGACATCTTCGCCGTCAGCGCAGGCGGGGGCGCTGCCCGGTTCGATTGA
- the galT gene encoding galactose-1-phosphate uridylyltransferase — MPASHQRANLSDGREILFFQDHDSPAPTIAADPRPNESRPDSGTLRFDVLTGEWVAVATHRQTRTHLPAAAECPLCPSTPDRPTEIPAAYFDVAVFENRFPSLGPGLGDVPSYQAVDETFAEVAADSADTVTSALSGPGHGRCEVVVFSSEHTGSFAGLGTARARTVIDAWANRTAELSALPGIEQVFMFENRGEEIGVTMNHPHGQIYAYPYVTPHTAITSARAHDHLRRTGRPLLGDVLAFEREAGERMILDTDHFSAYVPFAARWPIEVHIVPRRQVGSVDELDEAERDDLAHVYPEVLRRIDGLYPSPTPYIAAWHQAPVNSADHRADWLHLEITSPRRAENKLKYLAGSEAAMGAFVGDVSAEEAAARLRALTLEPLAEAAVPASANSAVTVAEGDRS, encoded by the coding sequence ATGCCAGCGTCGCATCAAAGGGCGAACCTGTCCGATGGTCGCGAGATCCTGTTCTTCCAGGACCACGATTCACCTGCACCGACGATCGCCGCCGACCCCCGGCCCAACGAATCGCGACCCGACAGCGGCACCCTGCGCTTCGACGTCCTCACCGGCGAATGGGTCGCCGTGGCCACACACCGGCAGACGCGCACCCACCTGCCGGCCGCCGCCGAATGTCCGCTGTGCCCGTCGACACCGGACCGTCCCACGGAGATCCCGGCCGCATACTTCGACGTCGCCGTCTTCGAGAATCGCTTCCCCTCACTCGGCCCCGGCCTCGGTGACGTTCCTTCCTATCAGGCGGTGGACGAGACTTTCGCCGAGGTGGCCGCCGACTCCGCCGACACCGTGACCTCTGCGCTGTCGGGACCCGGGCATGGCCGCTGCGAAGTCGTCGTCTTCTCCTCTGAGCACACCGGCTCCTTCGCCGGGCTCGGCACCGCACGCGCCCGCACGGTCATCGACGCCTGGGCCAACCGGACCGCCGAACTCTCCGCCCTGCCGGGCATCGAGCAGGTCTTCATGTTCGAGAACCGCGGAGAGGAGATCGGGGTGACGATGAACCACCCCCACGGACAGATCTATGCTTACCCCTATGTCACCCCGCACACCGCGATCACATCGGCCCGGGCGCATGATCACCTGCGTCGGACCGGGCGACCGCTGCTCGGCGATGTGCTCGCCTTCGAGCGTGAGGCAGGGGAGCGGATGATCCTCGACACCGATCACTTCTCCGCCTATGTGCCCTTCGCGGCCCGCTGGCCGATCGAAGTCCACATCGTTCCGCGCCGCCAGGTGGGAAGCGTCGACGAACTCGACGAGGCCGAACGCGACGACCTGGCTCACGTCTACCCGGAGGTGCTGCGCCGCATCGACGGCCTCTACCCGAGCCCTACACCGTATATCGCGGCCTGGCACCAGGCACCGGTCAACAGCGCCGACCATCGCGCCGACTGGCTCCACCTCGAGATCACCAGCCCGAGGAGGGCAGAGAACAAGCTGAAGTACCTCGCCGGGTCCGAGGCCGCCATGGGCGCCTTCGTCGGCGACGTCTCCGCCGAGGAGGCCGCAGCCAGGCTGCGCGCGTTGACACTGGAACCTCTCGCCGAGGCGGCTGTGCCCGCGAGTGCGAACAGCGCAGTGACCGTGGCGGAAGGTGATCGTTCATGA
- a CDS encoding aldose 1-epimerase family protein, with amino-acid sequence MTATIELACDESAAVISPIGASLVRFSVGDRPVVVPMNAFDGAVLAPWPNRIDGGRFDFAGTSHQLPIAEPELGNALHGLVADVEWSVVERTKSTVSLEYTLEATEGYPFEFALQVDFELAEAELRMRARALNTGSGPAPFGFGFHPWLSAGPSAEDAGGPEHDCLVDEAQLVIPAARWYETNERLIPTAVRPFDDGTAVPADHVSDDSACMVCKDFRALRLIGGTVLDDAFGQPRRGDDGWSRARLKGTDLREVVVGMGPGFRTWQTCTGDGLDEDLARRAIAIEPMTCPPNAFAAGEAGVDFDVVDPGDELAVGWSIALTGVDGEPSGSSAAEAENVPAGSDGSSTAPEVAD; translated from the coding sequence ATGACCGCCACCATCGAACTCGCCTGTGACGAGTCAGCGGCGGTCATCTCCCCCATCGGCGCGAGCCTGGTTCGCTTCAGCGTCGGCGATCGCCCAGTCGTGGTGCCGATGAACGCCTTCGACGGTGCCGTGCTCGCCCCGTGGCCGAATCGGATCGATGGGGGTCGTTTCGATTTTGCCGGCACCAGCCATCAGCTGCCGATCGCCGAACCCGAGCTGGGTAATGCTCTGCACGGTCTCGTCGCCGATGTCGAGTGGTCCGTGGTCGAGCGCACAAAGTCGACGGTCAGTCTCGAATACACGTTGGAGGCGACGGAGGGGTATCCGTTCGAGTTCGCCCTGCAGGTCGATTTCGAACTCGCCGAGGCGGAGCTGCGCATGCGTGCACGTGCCCTCAACACGGGGTCCGGTCCCGCCCCGTTCGGTTTCGGTTTTCATCCGTGGCTCTCGGCTGGCCCATCTGCCGAAGATGCCGGCGGCCCGGAACATGACTGCCTTGTAGATGAGGCGCAGCTCGTCATTCCCGCCGCACGTTGGTATGAGACGAATGAGCGGCTCATACCCACGGCCGTTCGTCCTTTCGATGACGGTACGGCGGTCCCTGCCGATCACGTCTCCGATGATTCCGCATGCATGGTGTGTAAGGACTTCCGGGCATTGCGTCTGATCGGCGGAACGGTACTCGATGACGCTTTCGGGCAACCTCGGCGCGGTGACGACGGGTGGTCGCGGGCACGGTTGAAGGGCACAGATCTGCGCGAGGTCGTCGTTGGAATGGGGCCCGGTTTCCGAACCTGGCAGACATGCACGGGTGACGGGCTCGACGAGGATCTGGCGCGGCGGGCGATTGCGATCGAGCCGATGACGTGTCCGCCGAATGCCTTCGCCGCGGGCGAGGCAGGCGTTGACTTCGATGTCGTCGACCCAGGTGACGAGCTTGCTGTGGGGTGGAGCATCGCCCTCACCGGCGTCGACGGCGAACCTTCCGGCTCGAGTGCGGCTGAGGCTGAGAACGTCCCAGCAGGTTCCGACGGATCTTCGACAGCCCCTGAGGTAGCCGACTGA
- a CDS encoding DUF4282 domain-containing protein: MSTPQNPNDPNSNASEQNLDGQNSAAGDQPKDPQSAQPTYQQGTYDPNAYQAQGQQYAQPGAYQQDPYQQRAYSQDASRQQAYGQPAYGQPAYGQPPQSNPQQSGFFKSLFDIRFDNFIAVKWAGFIYIIAIVVAALSYLGTIVAGITTGIAAGATSAYMTGGPSFSIWPLLIAIIFGWIIPALWVIGVRLVLELIVSNIKTAEHTQRIADSVSR; the protein is encoded by the coding sequence ATGTCGACACCGCAGAACCCGAACGACCCCAACAGCAACGCGTCTGAGCAGAACCTCGACGGCCAGAACTCAGCAGCGGGAGACCAGCCGAAGGATCCTCAGTCCGCTCAGCCCACCTACCAACAGGGCACCTATGATCCCAACGCCTATCAGGCACAGGGGCAGCAGTACGCGCAGCCCGGCGCCTATCAGCAGGATCCCTATCAGCAGCGCGCATACTCGCAGGATGCCTCCCGGCAGCAGGCTTATGGTCAGCCCGCCTACGGTCAGCCTGCTTATGGTCAGCCTCCGCAGTCGAATCCCCAGCAGTCCGGGTTCTTCAAGTCGCTGTTCGACATCCGCTTTGACAACTTCATCGCGGTGAAGTGGGCGGGCTTCATCTACATCATCGCGATCGTGGTCGCGGCCCTGTCCTATCTCGGCACCATCGTCGCCGGAATCACCACGGGAATCGCCGCCGGTGCGACCTCGGCATATATGACCGGCGGCCCGAGCTTCAGCATCTGGCCGCTGCTGATCGCCATCATCTTCGGCTGGATCATTCCGGCACTGTGGGTCATCGGCGTCCGTCTCGTGCTCGAACTCATCGTCTCCAACATCAAGACGGCCGAACACACGCAGCGCATCGCCGACTCCGTCTCCCGCTGA
- a CDS encoding alpha/beta fold hydrolase produces the protein MVEQSSWTRGGLHFEDVTITVPFDHFGRSGDAASAGESAASAASGKVDLPDTIDVFARIIATEADSRKPYLVYLQGGPGVEAPRPGIVGGPSGWVKRALEEFQVVMLDQRGTGKSNPIGSVEGAITGLESVGEDPVAIAEALSYFRADSIVEDAEILRGHLGAETWSLLGQSFGGFTTLRYISAHSSALHEVFFTGGLPAIGLDPATVYGRTWEGMIRKSEQYYTAFPGDREKMRRLVELASVGEGLALPGGARATPERIRLLGHFLGSSDGPEKLHYLLDHDFGSAAFRHDLAASLPFSGRNPLYAVIHESCWADGSVTNWAARRAMPDAVVMDPTLLAGEHAGPESLHEDPELEPFAEVAELVAARQWPGLYDVDALRAASVRGAAAVYFEDAYVPVEYSLATAEHLSGVQPWVTNEYEHNGLRADGYRVFDRLIGLARG, from the coding sequence ATGGTCGAGCAATCGAGCTGGACCCGCGGAGGACTGCACTTCGAAGACGTGACGATCACCGTGCCCTTCGACCATTTCGGACGATCGGGGGACGCCGCCTCGGCGGGGGAGAGCGCCGCGTCAGCCGCCTCGGGGAAGGTGGATCTGCCGGACACGATCGACGTGTTCGCCCGGATCATCGCCACCGAGGCGGACAGCCGGAAGCCCTACCTCGTGTACCTGCAGGGCGGGCCCGGCGTGGAAGCTCCGCGTCCGGGCATCGTCGGCGGCCCCAGCGGGTGGGTGAAGCGTGCTCTCGAGGAGTTCCAGGTCGTCATGCTCGACCAGCGCGGCACCGGGAAGTCGAACCCGATCGGGTCCGTCGAAGGGGCCATCACCGGCCTCGAGTCGGTGGGGGAAGACCCGGTCGCGATCGCCGAGGCGCTGTCCTACTTCCGGGCCGATTCGATCGTCGAGGACGCGGAGATCCTGCGCGGCCACCTCGGCGCGGAGACGTGGTCCCTGCTGGGGCAGTCCTTCGGCGGATTCACGACGCTGCGCTATATCTCCGCGCATTCGAGCGCTCTGCACGAGGTGTTCTTCACCGGCGGTCTGCCGGCGATCGGCCTCGACCCGGCGACCGTCTACGGACGGACGTGGGAGGGGATGATCCGCAAATCCGAGCAGTACTACACGGCGTTCCCCGGCGACCGCGAAAAGATGCGCAGGCTCGTCGAGCTCGCTTCCGTCGGTGAGGGTCTTGCCCTGCCCGGGGGAGCACGGGCGACGCCGGAGCGGATCCGTCTGCTCGGACACTTCCTCGGGTCCTCCGACGGTCCGGAGAAGCTGCACTATCTGCTCGACCACGATTTCGGCTCGGCGGCGTTCCGGCATGACCTCGCTGCGTCCCTGCCGTTCTCGGGGCGCAATCCGCTCTATGCGGTCATCCACGAATCCTGCTGGGCCGACGGCTCGGTGACGAACTGGGCGGCCAGGCGGGCGATGCCCGATGCCGTGGTCATGGACCCGACTCTGCTGGCCGGTGAGCACGCCGGGCCTGAGTCGCTGCACGAGGATCCGGAGCTTGAGCCCTTCGCCGAGGTGGCCGAGCTCGTTGCCGCACGTCAGTGGCCCGGTCTCTACGATGTCGACGCTCTGCGGGCCGCCTCGGTGCGCGGTGCTGCGGCAGTGTATTTCGAGGACGCCTACGTGCCGGTGGAGTATTCGCTGGCCACGGCCGAGCATCTGTCAGGGGTGCAGCCGTGGGTGACGAACGAGTACGAACACAATGGTCTGCGCGCCGACGGATACAGGGTCTTCGACCGGCTCATAGGCCTCGCTCGCGGGTGA
- the gltX gene encoding glutamate--tRNA ligase, protein MSVKVRFCPSPTGTPHVGMVRTALFNWAYAKHTGGKFVFRIEDTDAARDSEESFGQVVEALKWLGLDWDEGIEVGGDYGPYRQSQRGEIYADVIEKLKAGGHIYESYSTNEEVEARHKAAGRDPKLGYDGYDRDLTDEQKAAFRAEGREPVWRVRMPDEDITFTDLVRGDITFKAGTVPDFVVVRANGQPLYTLVNPVDDALMGITHVLRGEDILSSTPRQIALYEHLKAIGIAEATPEFGHLPYVMGEGNKKLSKRDPESNLFLHRDNGFIPEGLINYLGLLGWSIGPDRDIFSVKEFTEAFDIHDVLPNPARFDVKKATAINADHIRLLELGDFRDRLVPYLQAAEVLPESPTEAQLRILDEAAPLVQTRMKLLGEAPDLLAFLFTSDDDLVMAEDGLKTLKDSAPDVLAASIEVLEGLEEWTTAKLEEVLSAKLVDEMEIKPRLAYGPLRVAVSGRKVSPPLFESMEILGKDSSLKRLKALAAQL, encoded by the coding sequence GTGAGCGTCAAAGTTCGTTTCTGCCCATCACCCACCGGCACCCCGCACGTCGGCATGGTCCGCACGGCCCTGTTCAACTGGGCCTACGCCAAGCACACCGGCGGCAAGTTCGTCTTCCGCATCGAAGACACCGACGCGGCACGTGACTCCGAGGAGAGCTTCGGCCAGGTCGTCGAAGCCCTCAAATGGCTGGGCCTGGACTGGGACGAAGGCATCGAGGTCGGCGGCGACTACGGACCCTACCGCCAGTCGCAGCGCGGTGAGATCTACGCTGACGTCATCGAGAAGCTCAAGGCCGGCGGCCACATCTACGAGTCCTACTCCACCAACGAGGAGGTCGAGGCCCGCCACAAGGCTGCGGGCCGTGACCCCAAACTCGGCTACGACGGGTACGACCGCGACCTCACCGACGAGCAGAAGGCTGCCTTCCGCGCCGAGGGTCGCGAACCCGTGTGGCGCGTGCGCATGCCCGATGAGGACATCACCTTCACCGACCTCGTGCGCGGCGACATCACCTTCAAGGCCGGCACCGTTCCCGACTTCGTCGTCGTTCGTGCCAATGGCCAGCCGCTGTACACCCTGGTCAACCCCGTCGACGACGCGCTCATGGGTATCACCCATGTGCTCCGCGGCGAGGACATCCTGTCCTCGACCCCGCGTCAGATCGCTCTCTACGAACACCTCAAGGCCATCGGCATCGCCGAGGCGACCCCTGAGTTCGGCCACCTGCCCTACGTCATGGGTGAGGGCAACAAGAAGCTGTCGAAGCGCGACCCCGAATCGAACCTGTTCCTCCACCGCGACAACGGGTTCATCCCCGAGGGACTCATCAACTACCTCGGACTGCTCGGCTGGTCCATCGGACCCGACCGCGACATCTTCAGCGTCAAGGAATTCACCGAAGCCTTCGACATCCACGATGTCCTGCCCAACCCGGCCCGCTTCGACGTGAAGAAGGCCACCGCCATCAACGCCGACCACATCCGCCTCCTCGAGCTCGGCGACTTCCGTGACCGTCTGGTGCCGTACCTCCAGGCCGCCGAGGTGCTCCCGGAGTCTCCGACGGAGGCTCAGCTGCGGATCCTCGACGAGGCGGCTCCGCTCGTGCAGACCCGCATGAAGCTGCTCGGAGAGGCTCCCGACCTGCTCGCGTTCCTCTTCACCTCCGATGACGACCTCGTCATGGCCGAGGACGGACTGAAGACGCTCAAGGACTCCGCGCCCGACGTTCTTGCCGCTTCCATCGAGGTCCTCGAAGGACTCGAGGAATGGACGACGGCGAAGCTCGAAGAGGTGCTCTCAGCCAAGCTCGTCGACGAGATGGAGATCAAACCGCGCCTGGCCTACGGTCCGCTGCGCGTGGCTGTGTCCGGCCGCAAGGTCTCCCCGCCGCTGTTCGAGTCGATGGAGATCCTCGGCAAGGACTCCTCGCTGAAGCGCCTCAAGGCACTCGCGGCACAGCTGTGA
- a CDS encoding fumarylacetoacetate hydrolase family protein, producing the protein MRIARFVHQDEPKYGVVEGEVPPITDGNWDTSGLELAVLDSDPFFSPAQSTGERLKIDDVRLVSPILPRSKVIGVGRNFAAHAAELGNEVPVTPVTFFKPNTSVIGPGDPIRLPAISEYVSYEAELAVVIGRVAKGVKAENAFDHVLGYTASNDVTLRDLQKSDKQWTRAKGFDTSAPLGPWIETELDVDDLNIRSWVDGELKQDGTTADFIFDIPTIIEHLSETITLLPGDVILTGTPEGVGQIVSGNRVDIAIEGLGVLSNPVMDA; encoded by the coding sequence ATGCGTATCGCCAGATTTGTACATCAGGACGAACCCAAATACGGAGTCGTCGAAGGTGAAGTGCCGCCGATCACCGACGGCAACTGGGACACGTCGGGACTCGAACTCGCCGTCCTCGACTCGGACCCCTTCTTCTCTCCGGCCCAATCGACAGGGGAGAGGCTGAAGATCGACGACGTGCGTCTGGTCAGCCCCATCCTGCCGCGCTCGAAGGTCATCGGCGTGGGCCGCAACTTCGCCGCACACGCAGCAGAACTCGGCAACGAGGTTCCCGTGACCCCGGTGACCTTCTTCAAACCGAACACCTCGGTCATCGGCCCCGGCGACCCCATCCGCCTGCCAGCGATCAGCGAATACGTCTCCTATGAGGCCGAACTCGCCGTCGTCATCGGTCGTGTGGCCAAGGGTGTGAAGGCGGAGAACGCCTTTGACCATGTCCTCGGCTATACCGCGAGCAACGATGTCACTCTGCGCGACCTCCAGAAGTCCGACAAGCAGTGGACTCGGGCGAAGGGCTTCGACACCTCGGCCCCGCTGGGTCCCTGGATCGAAACCGAACTCGACGTCGACGACCTGAACATCCGGTCCTGGGTCGACGGTGAACTCAAACAGGACGGTACCACCGCCGACTTCATCTTCGATATCCCGACCATCATCGAGCACCTGTCCGAGACCATCACCCTGCTGCCCGGCGATGTCATCCTCACCGGAACCCCGGAAGGGGTCGGCCAGATCGTGTCCGGCAATCGCGTCGACATCGCCATCGAAGGGCTCGGCGTCCTGTCGAACCCGGTCATGGACGCCTGA
- a CDS encoding 3-methyladenine DNA glycosylase: protein MTSAPSTTISAPFTAATERTDTSSGRLGDGVVPAEIWRELRDDHEHRIAERTDAHIDRRMRQETHPVEDFLFTYYPFKVGQLKKWHPGPGVRVALETAEDRRYFDRRWYRIDDAQNFAEVDLEPWRTDRGDGAKFIASLLSSTLGREANFGCFGIHEWAMVYRLTDEQRRHQQVPLRLSPAETDAVVEGHRIQCSHHDAFRFFTDPARPLNTLQPSRDGMISNEQPGCLHAGMDLYKWAMKISPIADSDLVVDCFDLALDIRTLDMEASPYDLRGWGYGVVAIETAAGKAEYMERQKEFSGRAQTLRRRLLDALAVAGVHPR, encoded by the coding sequence GTGACGTCCGCACCCTCGACCACGATTTCCGCCCCATTCACGGCGGCGACCGAGCGTACCGACACATCGTCGGGCCGCCTCGGTGACGGTGTCGTTCCTGCCGAGATCTGGCGCGAGCTGCGTGACGATCACGAACATCGGATCGCCGAGCGCACCGATGCGCATATCGACCGGCGGATGCGACAGGAGACCCACCCGGTCGAAGACTTCCTCTTCACCTACTACCCGTTCAAGGTCGGGCAGCTGAAGAAATGGCATCCCGGTCCGGGTGTGCGCGTCGCGCTTGAGACGGCCGAAGATCGTCGGTATTTCGACCGTCGGTGGTATCGCATCGACGATGCGCAGAATTTCGCCGAGGTGGACCTCGAGCCCTGGCGCACCGACCGTGGGGACGGAGCAAAGTTCATCGCCTCGCTGCTGTCGTCGACATTGGGTCGGGAAGCGAACTTCGGGTGCTTCGGCATCCACGAGTGGGCGATGGTCTACCGGCTCACCGACGAGCAGCGTCGGCATCAGCAGGTGCCGCTGCGGCTGAGTCCGGCCGAGACCGATGCCGTCGTCGAAGGCCACCGCATCCAGTGTTCGCACCATGACGCGTTCCGATTCTTCACCGATCCGGCCCGGCCGCTCAACACTCTGCAGCCGAGCCGCGATGGCATGATCAGCAACGAGCAGCCAGGGTGCCTGCATGCGGGGATGGATCTGTACAAATGGGCGATGAAGATCTCGCCGATCGCGGACTCGGATCTCGTCGTCGACTGCTTCGATCTGGCTCTCGACATCCGCACTCTGGATATGGAGGCCTCCCCCTATGACCTGCGCGGATGGGGGTACGGCGTCGTGGCCATCGAGACCGCTGCGGGCAAGGCCGAGTACATGGAACGGCAGAAGGAGTTCTCCGGCAGGGCGCAGACGCTGCGTCGTCGGCTGCTCGATGCCTTGGCCGTCGCCGGAGTCCATCCGCGCTGA
- a CDS encoding zinc-binding dehydrogenase, which yields MRAVVFDQFSVRPRMQEIPAPAAPDAGVVIDVEATGVCRSDHHAWAGHDSTITLPHVPGHELVGRVASAGVGVEKFQVGQRVTVPFVCGCGTCRWCDSGNAQVCPDQTQPGFTHFGSWADQVVIHNADANLVAVPEELPAAAVVGLGCRFATAFHGLRVRARLAADETVAVFGCGGVGLSAIMIARALGARVVAVDVSDAALESARKFGAERRVNARSLDSAELSAEVVAQFASTDPDGVAVTVDALGREDTIRAAIGALAPLGRHVQIGLLPAEPVVDLPRVIALELSVLGSHGMAAAEYPELVDLVVQGRLRPQDLVANVIGLDEAPAAMEAMGSPAASAGMTIIDLGR from the coding sequence ATGCGTGCCGTCGTCTTCGATCAGTTCTCTGTCCGCCCTCGGATGCAGGAGATCCCTGCACCTGCTGCCCCCGATGCGGGCGTCGTCATCGACGTCGAGGCCACCGGGGTGTGCCGCAGCGATCATCACGCGTGGGCCGGCCACGACTCGACCATCACCCTGCCCCATGTCCCCGGGCATGAGCTGGTGGGTCGGGTCGCCTCGGCGGGGGTCGGGGTAGAGAAATTCCAGGTTGGGCAGCGAGTGACCGTACCGTTCGTGTGCGGGTGCGGGACGTGCCGGTGGTGCGACTCGGGCAATGCGCAGGTCTGCCCCGATCAGACGCAGCCGGGGTTCACGCATTTCGGGTCGTGGGCGGATCAGGTCGTCATCCACAATGCCGATGCGAATCTCGTGGCTGTGCCCGAGGAGCTGCCGGCCGCGGCGGTGGTCGGGCTCGGGTGTCGGTTCGCGACGGCCTTCCACGGTCTGCGGGTGCGGGCTCGGCTTGCCGCGGACGAGACGGTTGCCGTGTTCGGCTGCGGCGGGGTGGGACTGTCGGCGATCATGATCGCGCGGGCTCTCGGCGCTCGGGTAGTCGCCGTCGACGTCAGCGATGCGGCTCTGGAATCCGCCCGAAAGTTCGGTGCCGAACGACGCGTCAATGCCCGCAGTCTTGACTCGGCCGAACTCAGCGCCGAGGTGGTCGCACAGTTCGCGTCGACCGATCCCGATGGGGTGGCTGTGACCGTCGATGCCTTGGGTCGGGAGGACACGATCCGGGCGGCGATCGGTGCTCTGGCACCGTTGGGACGGCATGTGCAGATCGGTCTGCTGCCCGCCGAGCCGGTCGTCGATCTGCCGCGCGTGATCGCTCTCGAGCTCAGTGTGCTCGGCTCGCACGGAATGGCCGCGGCCGAGTACCCGGAGCTCGTGGACCTGGTCGTCCAGGGGCGGCTGCGCCCGCAGGACCTCGTCGCCAACGTCATCGGACTCGACGAGGCACCCGCGGCGATGGAGGCAATGGGCTCTCCCGCCGCCTCGGCGGGGATGACGATCATCGACCTGGGGCGCTAA